A segment of the Capnocytophaga sp. ARDL2 genome:
GGATTGCCCTTTCCACTTTCAAATTGTCGGAGGGTACGGAGTCCGACTCCTGCTATTTCTGCCAAATCTTCTTGAGTAATGTTCAACACTTTTCTGCGTTCTTTGATGCTTTTTATCAAGTCTGAAAATGCCG
Coding sequences within it:
- a CDS encoding helix-turn-helix domain-containing protein, with protein sequence MNIYYFWFKNTLSAFSDLIKSIKERRKVLNITQEDLAEIAGVGLRTLRQFESGKGNPTLQTLEKICTTLGLEIKFEMKR